The Anolis carolinensis isolate JA03-04 chromosome 2, rAnoCar3.1.pri, whole genome shotgun sequence genome has a window encoding:
- the LOC100556525 gene encoding calicin-like has translation MVTSLHFAQSGLFNNWGRSPLFLCHHHSFKVSLVPKMKMEFTEKNHNSFMMQALNKQRKNRELCDVALSVDQNVFHAHICVLSAVSSQVRNLVSSNDIKADDELVMIIDSKFLNAALVEDLLNYFYTGKIVITENNVEDLLKGAKYFNSQTLKSHCSDFLQKTLKRNNCFKYLLLATKYDLKEIKISAYDGIRDNFDYWAGPQGRGELMNCPSSIFSKLLKDENLHVQNEDQIFLALLQWVKYKKAEREKSFKKYLRYVHLSAVSTKTLLSACREVLLFTDHSGPLAQIEKILSERKQGNPQSLMLNQRKGALMDSVVILGGQNQQGSYSSGVFAYILGENIWLKLTEMPYKAAALGATSLGKYIYVSGGTNEQVIGLKTAWKYDMDTNSWLKLPDLPIGLVFHTMVTCGGAVYSIGGSTAPTKYISSIYKYDEVKEKWVLAGKMSIPMDATAVITKGDKMIYIVTGRCLENGHVSRVGMLDCFDTETRNMVQCITFPIQFNYKPLLSFPQENILSVQSHKESMEINLQNIKINKSTKLVPFLPNNYRLDLSQAVCPVGNNEVFVCGGLTCRADQRPKEISINRQTYMLDQSTREWRFLAPPPEALDTPACCTAKLPCKVLHKTVIN, from the coding sequence ATGGTGACTTCACTACACTTTGCCCAGAGTGGACTTTTCAACAACTGGGGAAGGAGCCCTCTATTTTTATGCCACCACCATTCCTTCAAGGTCAGCTTGGTtccaaaaatgaaaatggaattCACAGAAAAGAATCACAACAGTTTTATGATGCAGGCCCTCAACAAGCAAAGAAAAAACAGGGAGCTTTGTGATGTGGCTCTCAGTGTGGACCAAAACGTTTTTCATGCTCACATCTGTGTCTTATCAGCAGTGTCTTCCCAAGTAAGGAATCTGGTCTCCAGCAATGATATAAAAGCAGATGATGAACTTGTCATGATCATTGACTCCAAGTTCTTGAATGCTGCCTTAGTGGAGGACTTGCTGAACTACTTTTATACAGGGAAGATTGTGATTACAGAGAATAATGTGGAAGACCTTCTAAAAGGAGCCAAGTACTTCAACTCTCAAACACTGAAAAGCCACTGCTCTGACTTCCTCCAGAAGACTCTCAAGAGGAACAACTGCTTCAAGTACCTTCTCTTAGCCACGAAGTATGACCTAAAAGAGATAAAAATTTCAGCCTATGATGGCATCAGAGACAATTTCGATTACTGGGCAGGACCACAGGGCAGAGGAGAATTGATGAATTGCCCTTCTTCCATCTTTAGCAAGCTCCTCAAGGATGAAAATCTTCATGTACAAAATGAGGACCAGATCTTTCTGGCTCTCCTTCAGTGGGTGAAATATAAAAAGGCAGAAAGAGAGAAATCGTTTAAAAAGTATTTGCGTTACGTACATTTATCTGCCGTCTCCACCAAGACACTGCTTTCTGCCTGCCGTGAAGTGTTGCTCTTTACCGACCATAGTGGCCCATTGGCCCAGATAGAAAAAATCTTGAGTGAGCGTAAACAGGGCAATCCCCAAAGCCTGATGCTGAACCAGAGGAAGGGAGCACTAATGGACTCCGTAGTGATTCTAGGAGGGCAAAATCAACAGGGGAGTTACAGCAGTGGGGTTTTTGCCTATATTCTTGGAGAGAACATCtggctgaagctgacagagatgCCTTACAAAGCTGCAGCTCTTGGTGCCACTTCATTGGGTAAATATATTTATGTTTCTGGAGGAACAAATGAGCAGGTAATTGGCCTAAAGACAGCATGGAAGTATGACATGGATACAAACTCTTGGCTTAAGCTCCCAGACCTTCCCATAGGTTTAGTCTTCCACACCATGGTGACTTGTGGAGGAGCCGTATACTCCATTGGAGGAAGCACAGCTCCAACAAAATATATCTCAAGTATCTATAAGTACGATGAAGTCAAAGAGAAGTGGGTTCTTGCTGGGAAAATGAGCATACCTATGGATGCAACAGCGGTAATCACCAAGGGGGACAAGATGATTTATATCGTGACAGGGAGGTGCCTGGAGAATGGACATGTCTCTCGTGTTGGTATGCTGGATTGCTTTGACACAGAAACTCGGAACATGGTGCAGTGCATCACATTCCCCATTCAGTTCAATTACAAACCCTTGTTGTCTTTCCCACAGGAGAACATCTTAAGTgttcaaagccacaaagagagTATGGAAATCAACCTCcagaatattaaaattaataagtCCACAAAACTTGTTCCTTTCTTACCCAACAATTATCGCTTGGATCTCTCGCAGGCAGTATGTCCAGTCGGGAATAATGAAGTCTTTGTGTGTGGGGGTCTCACTTGTCGAGCTGACCAGCGTCCCAAGGAAATTTCCATCAATCGGCAAACATACATGTTAGATCAAAGCACAAGGGAATGGAGGTTTTTGGCTCCACCTCCAGAAGCTCTAGATACCCCAGCTTGTTGTACAGCTAAGTTGCCATGTAAGGTGCTCCACAAAACAGTCATAAATTAA
- the slc26a1 gene encoding sulfate anion transporter 1: MEKEMERNKLENGSHLQFFMEKKTPPKISKTAVIKSQLRKNCSCSRERMKKTVMDFFPVLQWLPKYKCKEYIWGDIMSGLVIGIILVPQAIAYSLLAGLKPIYSLYTSFFANIIYFLMGTSRHVSVGIFSLLSLMVGQVVDRELLLAGFDLNDDPHEVTGGRNPLNVTVHNLTLGTMSMECGKECYAIGVATALTFLAGVYQVLMGIFHLGFVSMYLSEPVLDGFATGASVTILTAQVKYLVGIKIPRAQGYGVLITTWVNIFSNISQANVCDVITSTICITVLVTAKELGDRYKDRLKVPLPTELIVIVMATLVSHYGQLKEMYGSSVSGEIPTGFIPPQVPSLTLMQRVAVDALPLAIVGFAFTISLSEMFAKKYAYTVKANQEMFAIGFCNIIPAFFHCFATSAALAKSLVKASTGCQTQVSSLVSAVVVLLVLLFFAPLFFSLQKCVLACIIIVSLRGALRKFKDLPQRYRLDRVDALVWCVTMLSSALISTEMGLLVGVVFSILCIIGRTQRPHAALLGQIENTVFYEDEEEYTNLLPVPRVKIFRFEAPLYYANKDFFLKCLHNKTGFDPTIEIARRKKAKKKGQPNSHKGLEHGDTGLSLVTKPRDIQAIIIDCSSIPFLDTAGVSALKETFKDHQEWKVTVLLACCSPCVIASLERGGYSASANKNMHELVFHNIHSAVQFVKERKTTADDSVV, encoded by the exons atggaaaaagaaatggaaagaaataagttGGAAAATGGATCCCATCTCCAGTTCTTTATGGAAAAAAAGACTCCACCAAAGATCAGCAAAACAGCAGTGATAAAAAGCCAGCTGAGGAAAAACTGTTCCTGTAGCAGGGAAAGAATGAAAAAAACAGTCATGGACTTTTTCCCTGTGTTACAGTGGCTTCCCAAATACAAGTGTAAAGAGTATATTTGGGGAGACATTATGTCAGGCTTGGTCATCGGAATCATTTTAGTGCCGCAAGCAATAGCCTACTCCCTGCTAGCAGGCCTGAAGCCAATATACAGTCTTTACACATCTTTCTTTGCCAACATTATCTACTTTCTCATGGGCACCTCCAGACACGTTTCAGTGGGCATTTTCAGTTTATTAAGCTTAATGGTTGGACAAGTTGTTGACAGGGAACTGCTGTTGGCAGGGTTTGACCTCAACGATGATCCTCATGAGGTCACTGGTGGCAGAAATCCTTTGAATGTCACCGTCCACAATTTAACCCTCGGCACAATGAGCATGGAATGTGGGAAAGAATGCTATGCCATTGGGGTGGCTACAGCACTGACCTTCCTGGCTGGAGTTTATCAG GTTCTAATGGGAATCTTCCACTTGGGCTTTGTGTCGATGTATCTTTCAGAGCCAGTACTTGATGGCTTTGCAACGGGTGCTTCAGTAACCATTCTAACAGCTCAGGTTAAGTACCTTGTTGGCATCAAAATCCCTCGGGCCCAGGGATACGGTGTCTTAATCACCACCTGGGTTAATATTTTCAGCAACATTTCCCAGGCTAATGTCTGCGATGTGATCACAAGCACGATATGCATCACAGTGCTGGTCACTGCCAAGGAACTAGGGGACAGATATAAGGACAGGCTCAAGGTTCCTCTTCCTACAGAGCTGATAGTGATTGTGATGGCAACACTGGTTTCCCATTATGGACAGCTGAAGGAAATGTATGGCTCCAGTGTTTCAGGCGAAATCCCCACTGGATTTATTCCTCCCCAGGTGCCCAGCTTGACTCTCATGCAGAGAGTTGCTGTCGATGCCCTCCCTCTTGCCATCGTTGGCTTTGCCTTCACCATTTCACTCTCAGAAATGTTTGCCAAGAAATATGCCTACACGGTCAAGGCCAACCAGGAAATGTTTGCTATCGGCTTTTGCAACATCATCCCGGCTTTCTTCCACTGCTTTGCCACTAGTGCGGCCCTGGCAAAGAGCCTGgtcaaggcatcgacaggatgtCAGACACAGGTATCCAGCTTGGTGAGTGCTGTTGTGgtgcttctggtgttgctttTCTTTGCACCCCTCTTTTTCAGCTTGCAGAAGTGTGTCCTGGCATGCATTATCATTGTCAGCCTAAGAGGCGCCCTCAGGAAATTCAAAGACCTTCCGCAGCGATACCGCCTAGACCGAGTGGATGCCCTGGTGTGGTGTGTTACCATGCTCTCGTCTGCCTTGATCAGCACCGAAATGGGCCTTCTAGTTGGGGTTGTGTTTTCAATCCTGTGCATAATCGGCCGCACCCAGCGCCCTCATGCTGCCTTACTTGGGCAGATTGAGAATACTGTCTTCTATGAAGACGAGGAGGAATACACAAACCTCCTGCCTGTTCCAAGGGTGAAAATATTTCGCTTTGAAGCACCACTTTATTATGCAAATAAAGATTTTTTCCTCAAGTGCCTCCACAACAAAACGGGGTTTGACCCTACGATTGAAATTGCCAGGAGAAAAAAGGCCAAGAAGAAAGGGCAGCCAAATTCTCACAAAGGACTTGAACATGGAGATACAGGTTTATCTCTTGTCACTAAACCCAGAGACATTCAGGCCATCATCATTGACTGCTCTTCCATTCCATTTTTGGACACAGCTGGTGTGAGCGCATTAAAAGAAACATTCAAAGACCACCAAGAATGGAAAGTCACGGTTCTTCTGGCTTGCTGCAGCCCCTGCGTGATAGCTTCCCTGGAAAGAGGGGGCTACTCAGCCAGTGCAAACAAAAACATGCATGAACTTGTGTTTCATAACATACACAGTGCTGTCCAATTTGTAAAAGAGAGGAAGACTACAGCAGACGATTCAGTTGTATAG